One Streptomyces sp. SAI-135 DNA segment encodes these proteins:
- a CDS encoding TetM/TetW/TetO/TetS family tetracycline resistance ribosomal protection protein, giving the protein MHLLNLGILAHVDAGKTSLTERLLHSAGVIDEIGSVDAGSTRTDTLALERRRGITIKSAVVSFPVDDVTVNLIDTPGHPDFIAEVERILGVLDGAVLVVSAVEGVQAQTRILMRTLQRLGIPTLFFVNKIDRRGARPEQVLRTVAERLTPEIVPMGTVDRPGTREARFVPGIGAHDVLADHDDDLLSAWVEGRVDEGLLRGALAAQTRRALVHPVYFGSAATGAGVPELITGITELLPASDGDPQGPVSGTVFKVERGPAGEKIAYARLFSGTLGVRDRVPFGEARTEGRVTAISVFGGGTEAPRETVPAGRIAKLWGLTGVRVGDALGEPRKAHGRFFAPPSLETVVVPGPGTDARSLHLALTRLAEQDPLIDLRHDEVRQETSVSLYGEVQKEVVQATLAEEFGLDVTFRETTPLCVERPAGTGEAAEFVKKDANPFLATVGLRVDPAPIGSGVSFRLEVELGAMPYAFFKAVEDTVRETLGQGLAGWQVTDCTVTMTHCGYCPRQSHAHQGFDKSMSSTGADFRGLTPLVLVEALRRAGTRVYEPMHRFRVEAPADTLGALLPVLAALRAVPRTTETRGDRCVLEGAVPAARVHGLEQRLPGLTRGEGELESGFDHYAPVSHGTVPRRPRSDHNPLNRREYLLNVTRRVGG; this is encoded by the coding sequence GTGCACCTGCTCAACCTCGGGATTCTCGCCCACGTCGACGCCGGTAAGACCAGCCTGACCGAGCGGCTGCTGCACTCGGCCGGGGTCATCGACGAGATCGGCAGTGTCGACGCCGGCAGCACAAGGACCGACACGCTCGCGCTGGAGCGCCGGCGCGGCATCACCATCAAGTCGGCCGTCGTCTCCTTCCCGGTCGACGACGTGACCGTCAATCTGATCGACACCCCGGGCCACCCGGACTTCATCGCCGAGGTGGAGCGGATCCTCGGCGTGCTCGACGGCGCCGTGCTCGTCGTCTCGGCCGTCGAGGGAGTCCAGGCGCAGACCCGGATCCTGATGCGGACCCTCCAGCGGCTGGGCATCCCGACCCTCTTCTTCGTCAACAAGATCGACCGCCGGGGTGCCCGTCCCGAGCAGGTCCTGCGGACCGTCGCCGAGCGGCTCACGCCGGAGATCGTGCCGATGGGGACGGTGGACCGGCCCGGCACGCGCGAGGCCCGTTTCGTCCCCGGGATCGGTGCCCACGACGTCCTCGCGGACCACGACGACGACCTGCTGTCGGCCTGGGTGGAGGGGCGGGTCGACGAGGGGCTGCTGCGCGGGGCGCTGGCCGCGCAGACCCGGCGGGCCCTGGTGCACCCGGTGTACTTCGGTTCGGCGGCCACGGGCGCGGGAGTGCCCGAACTGATCACCGGCATCACGGAGTTGCTGCCCGCCTCCGACGGCGACCCGCAGGGGCCCGTCTCCGGCACGGTGTTCAAGGTCGAGCGGGGACCGGCAGGGGAGAAGATCGCGTACGCGCGCCTGTTCTCCGGCACGCTCGGTGTCCGCGACAGGGTGCCGTTCGGCGAGGCGCGCACCGAGGGCCGTGTCACCGCGATCAGCGTCTTCGGCGGCGGCACCGAGGCCCCTCGGGAGACGGTCCCCGCGGGCCGGATCGCCAAGCTGTGGGGGCTCACCGGCGTCCGCGTCGGCGACGCCCTCGGCGAACCCCGCAAGGCCCACGGCCGCTTCTTCGCCCCGCCCTCCCTCGAAACGGTCGTCGTGCCGGGCCCGGGCACGGACGCGAGGTCCCTCCACCTCGCCCTCACCCGGCTCGCCGAACAGGACCCGCTGATCGACCTGCGCCACGACGAGGTACGCCAGGAGACCTCCGTATCCCTCTACGGGGAGGTCCAGAAGGAGGTCGTCCAGGCCACGCTCGCCGAGGAGTTCGGCCTCGACGTCACCTTCCGTGAGACCACGCCCCTGTGCGTCGAGCGTCCGGCCGGGACGGGCGAGGCCGCCGAGTTCGTCAAGAAGGACGCCAACCCCTTCCTCGCCACCGTCGGCCTGCGCGTCGACCCGGCACCGATCGGCTCCGGTGTGTCCTTCCGCCTGGAGGTGGAGCTCGGTGCCATGCCGTACGCCTTCTTCAAGGCCGTCGAGGACACCGTGCGCGAGACCCTCGGCCAGGGCCTCGCCGGCTGGCAGGTCACCGACTGCACGGTCACCATGACCCACTGCGGCTACTGCCCCCGGCAGAGCCATGCCCACCAGGGCTTCGACAAGAGCATGTCCAGCACCGGAGCGGATTTCCGGGGCCTGACCCCGCTGGTCCTGGTCGAGGCGCTCCGCCGGGCGGGTACCCGGGTGTACGAGCCGATGCACCGCTTCCGCGTCGAGGCCCCGGCCGACACCCTCGGCGCCCTGCTGCCGGTGCTCGCCGCTCTGAGGGCCGTCCCGCGGACGACGGAGACCCGGGGCGACCGGTGTGTCCTGGAGGGCGCGGTTCCGGCCGCCCGGGTGCACGGCCTCGAGCAGCGGCTGCCCGGACTGACGCGCGGCGAGGGGGAGTTGGAGAGCGGCTTCGACCACTACGCGCCGGTCTCGCACGGAACCGTTCCGCGGCGCCCACGCAGTGATCACAACCCCCTCAACCGCAGGGAGTATCTGTTGAACGTGACACGTCGAGTCGGCGGATGA
- a CDS encoding cellulase family glycosylhydrolase has protein sequence MDMPNKRARLLVVLVVLCGFLTVAGVRPAPADALTDSLPFDGTALTVRNGRFVDGNGREVVLRGYNVSGETKLAENKGLPFASVADARKSATALRALGGGNSVRFLLSWAYAEPVRGQVDTAYLASATAQLRAFLDAGIRVYPDFHQDLYSRWLFNQGSWYTGDGAPAWAVALGGYPAESCGICLLWGQNITQNGAVKAAQYDFWHNRYGLQDAFLTTAEKTMAYLRANLSAEEFAGVVGFDPYNEPYAGTYDSGQNSRTWERDLLWPFYVRFRARMDAAGWTDKPAMVEPNLFWNGNVSKEEGGLLDAGTLGSRYVFNTHFYDQKAISGILMWGNASDGQYTGDFGTVRDRAAAAGTTAVVSEFGHPLNGSTAGKAPTVLKAMYQALDSRVKGADWWSVPAGSGPVLSGSQWQWDIYNGRHHELMNDNPAKVRTSGDAWNDEDLSAVRLDDSGTAVLRQDARLLDRIYPSATSGTTVAFTYEDRSRDGSTTLTWNPVPSGLPKVSSLVGSGQYAVLVWRSASGSAPTELHLPASFPTATTTVVSDLGTVSGPPAYTSSTPVGAASEPGGTGSRRLLLTDSDSGVPHYALVTNGATSPSASALSAAKVELAAWVAQKIG, from the coding sequence ATGGACATGCCGAATAAACGCGCACGTCTGCTCGTTGTTCTGGTTGTCCTCTGTGGATTCCTGACGGTCGCGGGCGTCCGGCCCGCTCCCGCCGACGCCCTCACCGACTCCCTCCCGTTCGACGGCACCGCCCTCACCGTCCGGAACGGACGGTTCGTCGACGGCAACGGCCGCGAGGTCGTGCTGCGTGGCTACAACGTCTCCGGCGAGACCAAGCTCGCCGAGAACAAGGGCCTGCCCTTCGCCTCCGTCGCCGACGCCAGGAAGTCGGCCACCGCGCTCAGAGCCCTCGGCGGCGGCAACTCCGTGCGCTTCCTGCTCTCCTGGGCCTACGCGGAACCGGTGAGGGGCCAGGTGGACACCGCGTACCTGGCGAGCGCCACCGCGCAGCTGCGGGCCTTCCTCGACGCGGGCATCCGGGTCTACCCCGACTTCCACCAGGACCTGTACTCCCGCTGGCTGTTCAACCAGGGCAGCTGGTACACCGGCGACGGCGCCCCCGCGTGGGCCGTGGCGCTGGGCGGCTACCCCGCCGAGTCCTGCGGCATCTGCCTGCTGTGGGGCCAGAACATCACCCAGAACGGCGCGGTGAAGGCGGCCCAGTACGACTTCTGGCACAACAGGTACGGCCTCCAGGACGCCTTCCTGACCACCGCCGAGAAGACCATGGCGTACCTCAGGGCCAACCTCTCCGCCGAGGAGTTCGCCGGTGTGGTCGGCTTCGACCCCTACAACGAGCCCTACGCCGGCACCTACGACTCCGGGCAGAACAGCCGCACCTGGGAACGCGACCTGCTGTGGCCCTTCTACGTGCGGTTCCGGGCCCGGATGGACGCGGCGGGCTGGACGGACAAGCCCGCGATGGTCGAACCGAACCTCTTCTGGAACGGCAACGTCAGCAAGGAGGAGGGCGGCCTCCTCGACGCCGGCACGCTCGGTTCCCGGTACGTCTTCAACACCCACTTCTACGACCAGAAGGCCATCTCCGGCATCCTGATGTGGGGCAACGCCTCCGACGGCCAGTACACCGGCGACTTCGGCACGGTCCGCGACCGCGCGGCGGCGGCCGGGACGACGGCCGTGGTGAGCGAGTTCGGGCACCCGCTGAACGGCTCGACCGCCGGCAAGGCGCCGACCGTGCTCAAGGCCATGTACCAGGCGCTCGACTCCCGGGTGAAGGGCGCCGACTGGTGGTCCGTGCCAGCCGGTTCGGGGCCCGTCCTCTCCGGCAGCCAGTGGCAGTGGGACATCTACAACGGCCGTCACCACGAGCTGATGAACGACAACCCCGCCAAGGTCAGGACGTCCGGCGACGCCTGGAACGACGAGGACCTGTCGGCCGTGCGGCTCGACGACTCGGGCACGGCGGTACTCCGCCAGGACGCCCGGCTCCTCGACCGGATCTACCCGAGCGCCACCTCGGGCACCACGGTCGCCTTCACGTACGAGGACCGCTCGCGCGACGGCTCCACGACCCTGACCTGGAACCCGGTGCCGAGCGGCCTGCCCAAGGTGTCGTCCCTCGTCGGGTCCGGTCAGTACGCGGTGCTGGTGTGGCGCTCGGCGAGCGGCTCGGCGCCCACCGAACTCCATCTGCCCGCCTCTTTCCCGACCGCGACGACCACAGTGGTCTCCGACCTGGGCACGGTCTCGGGTCCGCCCGCGTACACCTCGTCGACGCCGGTCGGCGCCGCCTCCGAACCGGGCGGCACGGGCAGTCGCCGCCTGCTGCTCACCGACTCGGACTCCGGCGTCCCGCACTACGCGCTGGTGACCAACGGGGCGACCTCGCCCTCCGCGTCCGCGCTGAGCGCGGCCAAGGTCGAGCTGGCGGCCTGGGTGGCCCAGAAGATCGGCTGA
- a CDS encoding YncE family protein, with the protein MPALKPRHLCAMAAAVVLTVTAPATAASAADSAALREVLFVGNNWDGTADVIKSSGDLARIGRINVVPDKDARMAEINADPIKWIYFMAIRNSVGEGHDQFVDDMYSTPDGRSVVVSRPSFADVVSIDLATGKINWRFKVSGYRADHMAVSPDGTRVAVSASTANTVHVLNINTGQQLGSFATGDKPHENIFSRDGKYIWNMAIGDVNTDSDAPWLDWTKGDRHITVVDATTYKQVKTIDMRDRLNAIGLTDYSDAVRPAVFSPDESKLYFQVSFFNGFFEYDVATDKITRTKTLPKNPATSDDRTTMVNDSRHHGLSISPDGSKLCVAGTMDDYATVVNRSTLQEGPLVTASKPYWATVSGDGRSCVVSESGADQVTAIDFATGQKTASVPVGDHPQRVRLGHVAADWTSPSS; encoded by the coding sequence ATGCCTGCTCTCAAGCCCCGGCACCTGTGTGCCATGGCCGCCGCCGTCGTCCTGACCGTCACCGCCCCCGCGACCGCCGCCTCCGCCGCGGACAGCGCCGCCCTGCGCGAGGTGCTGTTCGTGGGCAACAACTGGGACGGCACGGCCGACGTCATCAAGTCCTCCGGGGACCTGGCGAGAATCGGCCGGATCAACGTCGTCCCCGACAAGGACGCGCGGATGGCGGAGATCAACGCCGATCCGATCAAGTGGATCTACTTCATGGCCATCCGCAACAGCGTCGGCGAGGGCCACGACCAGTTCGTCGACGACATGTACTCCACGCCGGACGGCAGGTCGGTGGTCGTCTCACGGCCGAGCTTCGCGGACGTGGTGTCGATCGACCTGGCCACCGGGAAGATCAACTGGCGCTTCAAGGTCTCGGGGTACCGGGCGGACCACATGGCGGTCTCCCCCGACGGCACCCGGGTCGCGGTGTCGGCCTCCACGGCGAACACCGTGCACGTGCTGAACATCAACACCGGTCAGCAGCTCGGCTCGTTCGCCACCGGCGACAAGCCCCACGAGAACATCTTCAGCAGGGACGGCAAGTACATCTGGAACATGGCGATCGGGGACGTGAACACCGACTCCGACGCGCCCTGGCTGGACTGGACGAAGGGCGACCGGCACATCACGGTGGTGGACGCGACCACCTACAAGCAGGTCAAGACCATCGACATGCGGGACAGGCTGAACGCGATCGGCCTCACGGACTACTCCGACGCCGTCCGTCCGGCCGTCTTCTCGCCGGACGAGTCCAAGCTGTACTTCCAGGTGTCGTTCTTCAACGGCTTCTTCGAGTACGACGTCGCCACCGACAAGATCACCCGCACCAAGACCCTGCCGAAGAACCCGGCGACCAGCGACGACCGCACCACCATGGTCAACGACTCGCGCCACCACGGCCTCTCGATCAGCCCGGACGGCAGCAAGCTGTGCGTCGCGGGCACGATGGACGACTACGCGACCGTCGTGAACCGCAGCACCCTCCAGGAGGGCCCGCTGGTCACCGCCTCGAAGCCCTACTGGGCGACCGTCAGCGGCGACGGCAGGAGCTGTGTCGTCTCCGAGAGCGGCGCCGACCAGGTCACCGCGATCGACTTCGCGACCGGGCAGAAGACGGCGTCCGTGCCGGTGGGCGACCACCCGCAGCGGGTGCGGCTGGGTCACGTGGCGGCGGACTGGACCAGCCCCTCCTCGTAG
- a CDS encoding TetR/AcrR family transcriptional regulator: MTGRLKAPTGRYGGKTAAERQAERRRRFLDAALQLFGDAPGYRATTVAALSEAAGLSTRQFYEEFRTLEDVLAALHLEVNDWATAAVVAAVAEADHLPLAERAAAIFRAYAANVTSDPRRVRITFVEIIGVSARLEEQRLARRAHWVDLVCAEADRAVARGEAAQRDYRLAATGFIGSVNGLLHDWNAGWVDATLDEVVEELVRQLLGILRPPGWEPTRA; the protein is encoded by the coding sequence GTGACGGGCAGGCTCAAGGCCCCGACCGGTCGCTACGGCGGCAAGACGGCCGCGGAACGGCAGGCCGAGCGGCGCCGCCGCTTCCTGGACGCGGCGCTCCAGCTCTTCGGGGACGCTCCCGGCTACCGCGCCACGACCGTCGCGGCCCTCAGCGAGGCCGCGGGCCTTTCCACCCGCCAGTTCTACGAGGAGTTCCGCACCCTCGAGGACGTCCTGGCCGCGCTGCACCTGGAGGTCAACGACTGGGCGACGGCGGCCGTGGTGGCCGCGGTGGCCGAAGCGGACCACCTGCCGCTCGCCGAGCGCGCGGCAGCGATCTTCCGCGCGTACGCGGCGAACGTCACGTCCGATCCCCGCCGGGTGCGGATCACGTTCGTGGAGATCATCGGCGTCAGCGCCCGGCTGGAGGAGCAACGGCTGGCCCGCCGGGCGCACTGGGTGGATCTGGTGTGCGCCGAGGCCGACCGTGCCGTCGCGCGGGGCGAGGCGGCCCAGCGGGACTACCGGCTCGCGGCGACCGGGTTCATCGGCAGCGTGAACGGGCTGCTGCACGACTGGAACGCCGGATGGGTGGACGCGACCCTGGACGAGGTGGTGGAGGAACTGGTGCGGCAGTTGCTGGGCATTCTGCGGCCGCCCGGATGGGAGCCGACCCGGGCGTGA
- a CDS encoding glycosyltransferase — MTAGSRGDVAPFTGLGHALARVGHQVTLVTHGRFAPLAARAGLGFHALPVDPRAELESARGRALHRSTTGVGKLMRVVSMARALAVEMTDDLVAAGRASDALLLSGSVAPLGHAVAVGLGLPSLGLNLQPLAPTREFAPPMLGTASMGTLGNRVAGLGLNLAVEQVFAAALPPLRARLGLPPMGTAAALRARERQGWPVLHGFSPQVVARPGDWRPGLDVAGYWWPYDGDEPLPDDLLGFLDSGPPPVFVGLGSATVPDPARTSAEIVRALRRAGLRGVIQRGWAGLSATGDDMLTVGEVPHSALFPRTAAVVHHAGAGTTAAGLRAGVPAVPVPVQFDEGFWAARLVALGVAPQAVPLRRLSADTLEAALVRVTRDRKYRERARALGAGIRAEDGVTPVLAAVDRL; from the coding sequence ATGACGGCGGGTTCCCGGGGCGACGTGGCCCCCTTCACCGGACTGGGACACGCTCTGGCGCGGGTCGGACACCAGGTCACGCTGGTCACCCACGGCCGCTTCGCACCGCTCGCGGCGCGGGCGGGCCTCGGCTTCCACGCCCTGCCGGTCGACCCCCGTGCCGAGCTGGAGTCCGCACGGGGGCGGGCCCTGCACCGCAGTACGACCGGCGTGGGCAAGCTCATGCGGGTGGTCTCCATGGCACGGGCGCTGGCCGTGGAGATGACCGACGACCTGGTGGCCGCCGGCCGCGCGAGCGACGCGCTGCTCCTGTCCGGCTCGGTGGCCCCGCTGGGCCACGCCGTCGCCGTGGGCCTGGGCCTGCCCAGCCTGGGACTCAACCTCCAACCCCTCGCTCCCACACGGGAGTTCGCGCCTCCCATGCTGGGCACCGCCTCCATGGGCACCCTGGGCAACCGGGTCGCCGGGCTGGGCCTGAACCTGGCCGTGGAGCAGGTCTTCGCCGCGGCCCTGCCCCCGCTCCGGGCCCGACTGGGCCTGCCGCCCATGGGCACGGCCGCGGCACTTCGCGCCCGCGAGCGACAGGGCTGGCCGGTCCTGCACGGCTTCAGCCCCCAGGTGGTCGCCCGGCCCGGCGACTGGCGGCCCGGGCTCGACGTGGCGGGCTACTGGTGGCCGTACGACGGCGACGAGCCGCTCCCCGACGACCTGCTCGGGTTCCTCGACTCCGGCCCGCCACCGGTGTTCGTGGGTCTGGGCAGCGCGACCGTGCCCGACCCGGCGCGGACCAGCGCCGAGATCGTACGGGCGCTGCGCCGGGCCGGTCTGCGCGGGGTGATCCAGCGCGGCTGGGCGGGCCTCTCGGCGACGGGCGACGACATGCTGACCGTCGGAGAGGTGCCGCACTCCGCGCTCTTCCCGCGGACGGCTGCCGTGGTCCACCACGCGGGTGCGGGCACGACGGCGGCCGGTCTGCGCGCCGGGGTTCCGGCCGTACCGGTACCGGTCCAGTTCGACGAGGGCTTCTGGGCGGCGAGACTGGTGGCGTTGGGTGTGGCGCCGCAGGCCGTACCGCTCAGGCGTCTGAGCGCCGACACACTGGAGGCGGCGCTGGTCCGGGTCACGCGGGACAGGAAGTACCGGGAGCGGGCGCGTGCCCTCGGGGCGGGCATCCGCGCGGAGGACGGGGTGACGCCCGTACTGGCGGCCGTTGACCGGCTGTGA
- a CDS encoding alpha/beta hydrolase, protein MQPEPTADLRHRTVEAPAGRLHLVEQGTGPLVLLVHGFPESWYSWRRQLPALAAAGYRAAAIDVRGYGRSSKPEASDAYRMLDLVEDNVAVVRALGEESAVAVGHDWGSNIAAASALLHPEVFRAVGLLSVPYAPPGGPRPSDVFGRIGGPEQEFYVSYFQDPGRAEAEIEPDVRGWLAGFYAALSADTMPARGEPDPHFVARGGGRLRDRFPAGPLPAWLSEEDLDVYAGEFERTGLTGALNRYRAMDRDWEDLAPHRGAPIKQPSLFIGGALDASTTWMSDAIDAFPTTLPGLSARHLLDGCGHWVQQERPDDVNRLLTGWLATLRG, encoded by the coding sequence ATGCAGCCCGAGCCGACCGCCGACCTCCGCCACCGCACCGTCGAGGCCCCGGCCGGGCGCCTGCACCTGGTCGAACAGGGCACCGGCCCGCTGGTCCTGCTCGTGCACGGCTTCCCCGAGTCCTGGTACTCCTGGCGCCGCCAGCTCCCGGCCCTCGCCGCGGCCGGCTACCGGGCAGCGGCGATCGACGTGCGCGGTTACGGCCGTTCCTCCAAACCGGAGGCGTCCGATGCCTACCGGATGCTCGACCTGGTGGAGGACAACGTCGCCGTCGTGCGTGCCCTCGGCGAGGAGAGCGCGGTGGCCGTCGGCCACGACTGGGGCTCCAACATCGCCGCCGCCTCCGCCCTGCTCCACCCCGAGGTCTTCCGCGCCGTCGGGCTGCTGAGCGTCCCCTACGCGCCGCCCGGCGGGCCCCGCCCCAGCGACGTGTTCGGCCGGATCGGCGGCCCCGAGCAGGAGTTCTACGTCTCCTACTTCCAGGACCCCGGCCGCGCCGAGGCGGAGATCGAGCCCGACGTCCGGGGCTGGCTCGCCGGCTTCTACGCGGCTCTGTCCGCCGACACCATGCCCGCCCGGGGCGAGCCCGACCCGCACTTCGTCGCCCGTGGCGGCGGCCGGCTGCGCGACCGCTTTCCCGCAGGCCCGCTCCCGGCCTGGTTGAGCGAGGAGGATCTCGACGTCTACGCCGGGGAGTTCGAGCGCACCGGTCTGACCGGCGCACTCAACCGCTACCGCGCCATGGACCGGGACTGGGAAGACCTTGCCCCGCACCGCGGAGCTCCGATCAAGCAGCCGTCCCTGTTCATCGGCGGCGCCCTGGACGCCTCCACCACCTGGATGTCCGACGCCATCGACGCCTTCCCCACCACCCTCCCCGGTCTGTCGGCCCGTCACCTCCTGGACGGCTGCGGCCACTGGGTCCAGCAGGAGCGCCCCGACGACGTCAACCGCCTGCTGACCGGCTGGCTCGCAACGCTCCGGGGATGA
- a CDS encoding helix-turn-helix domain-containing protein, which produces MTVDDVDGTLAAMGPRLRAAREHHGATLAGVSCATGISPSTLSRIETGRRKPTLEVLLQLSKEYGVSLDELAGTAPAPAAEPRATAPLSFGDDKAVLPLTRYVGGLHAHKHVLPALQNPPARPRQVSHDGYEWLCVLYGRLWLALGDQDLVMTPGDVAEFDTRTPHGVANTSPGGPVEYLVMFGPQGERQRQRTPSATARGTGDGKAAE; this is translated from the coding sequence GTGACAGTCGACGACGTGGACGGCACACTGGCCGCGATGGGGCCCCGGCTGCGGGCCGCGCGCGAGCACCACGGTGCGACGCTCGCCGGTGTCAGCTGCGCGACCGGCATCTCGCCCAGCACGCTGTCCCGGATCGAGACCGGCCGGCGCAAGCCCACGCTGGAGGTGCTGCTGCAGCTGTCGAAGGAGTACGGCGTCTCCCTGGACGAGCTGGCCGGCACGGCACCCGCCCCCGCGGCCGAGCCGCGCGCCACGGCACCGCTGAGCTTCGGCGACGACAAGGCGGTGCTGCCGTTGACCCGGTACGTCGGCGGCCTGCACGCCCACAAGCACGTCCTGCCCGCCCTCCAGAACCCGCCCGCGAGGCCCCGGCAGGTCTCCCACGACGGCTACGAGTGGCTGTGCGTCCTGTACGGACGGCTGTGGCTCGCCCTCGGCGACCAGGACCTCGTCATGACCCCCGGGGACGTCGCCGAGTTCGACACCCGCACCCCGCACGGGGTGGCGAACACCAGCCCAGGCGGCCCGGTCGAGTACCTGGTCATGTTCGGACCGCAGGGCGAACGCCAACGGCAGCGCACCCCTTCAGCCACTGCTCGCGGGACTGGTGACGGCAAGGCCGCTGAGTGA
- a CDS encoding nuclear transport factor 2 family protein, translating into MGTAAHSGFSTETLRSGVEGKSAANLLSLYADDAEIRVVDRNSQPSHPTVLHGRDQISAMLDDVYSRDMTHKLEQCVMEGDHVAFSESCLYSDGVRVLSESMLTLRDGKIVEQTMIQAWDE; encoded by the coding sequence ATGGGCACCGCGGCACACTCCGGCTTCAGCACCGAAACCCTCCGCAGCGGCGTGGAAGGAAAATCCGCGGCGAATCTTCTCTCGCTCTACGCGGACGACGCCGAGATACGCGTCGTGGACCGCAACAGCCAGCCCAGCCACCCCACCGTGCTGCACGGCAGGGACCAGATCAGCGCGATGCTCGACGACGTGTACAGCCGCGACATGACGCACAAGCTGGAGCAGTGCGTCATGGAGGGCGACCACGTCGCCTTCAGCGAGTCCTGCCTGTACTCCGACGGGGTACGCGTCCTCTCCGAGTCGATGCTGACGCTCCGGGACGGCAAGATCGTCGAACAGACCATGATCCAGGCCTGGGACGAGTAG
- a CDS encoding ABC transporter ATP-binding protein, producing MSSTQKETGPPAWRLLLGYVRPHRWTLLAGAVLSLLTGATGLLLPLVARELIDDLSHDRTITGALLVMSGLVVANAAVGALGSYVLRRTAESVVLGARRALSSYLLRLRITAVDRTEPGDLMARITSDTTLLREVTTDSLVGLGTGGLTLLATVAMMGLVDPVLLGITLAVILAAGTVVGVIVPRINRASRQAQDAVGVMGAALERILGALRTVKASGAEHREELTLHAAAEESWRQSVRAAKWSAAAGNTAGLAMQIAFITVLAVGGARVATGAVDVGTLVAFLLYVFYLMSPIQQVVGAVTQYQTGAAALARIQEALRLPAEPAAPPAPLPADGAAPAAVAFADVRFRYADDLPYVHHGVTFDVPARGMTAFVGPSGAGKTTVFSLIERFYDPEAGIVTLDGRDLAEWDLPELRSAIGYVEQDAPVLSGSLRENLLLGNPEADADAVARVLATTRLDGLVAKLPSGLETLVGHRGTKLSGGERQRVAIARALLRRPRLLLLDEATSQLDAVNEAALRDTVADVARTTTVLVVAHRLSTVTMADRIVVMDAGRVRAVGTHRELVAGDPLYAELAATQFLATAG from the coding sequence GTGAGCAGCACCCAGAAGGAGACCGGGCCGCCTGCCTGGCGACTGCTCCTCGGATACGTACGGCCGCACCGGTGGACCCTGCTGGCGGGTGCCGTGCTCTCGCTCCTGACGGGGGCCACCGGTCTGCTGCTGCCGCTGGTGGCACGGGAGTTGATCGACGACCTGTCCCACGACCGTACGATCACCGGCGCGTTGCTCGTCATGTCGGGGTTGGTGGTCGCCAACGCGGCGGTGGGCGCGCTGGGTTCGTACGTGCTGCGGCGCACCGCGGAGTCGGTGGTGCTCGGTGCGCGACGCGCCCTGTCGTCGTATCTGCTGCGCCTGCGCATCACGGCCGTGGACCGCACCGAGCCCGGCGACCTGATGGCCCGGATCACCTCGGACACCACGCTGCTGCGCGAGGTCACCACGGACTCGCTCGTGGGCCTCGGGACCGGCGGGCTCACGCTGCTGGCGACCGTGGCGATGATGGGCCTGGTCGATCCGGTGCTGCTGGGCATCACCCTGGCGGTGATCCTGGCGGCGGGCACGGTCGTCGGGGTGATCGTCCCGCGTATCAACCGGGCGAGCCGGCAGGCCCAGGACGCCGTCGGCGTGATGGGCGCCGCGCTCGAACGCATCCTCGGCGCGCTGCGCACGGTGAAGGCGTCCGGCGCCGAGCACCGGGAGGAGCTGACGCTGCACGCGGCGGCCGAGGAGTCCTGGCGGCAGAGCGTGCGGGCCGCCAAGTGGTCGGCCGCCGCGGGCAACACGGCGGGGCTCGCGATGCAGATCGCGTTCATCACGGTGCTCGCGGTGGGTGGCGCGCGGGTCGCGACCGGTGCCGTCGACGTCGGCACGCTGGTCGCGTTCCTGCTGTACGTCTTCTATCTGATGTCGCCGATCCAGCAGGTCGTGGGGGCGGTCACGCAGTACCAGACCGGGGCCGCGGCCCTCGCCCGTATCCAGGAGGCGCTACGGCTGCCCGCCGAACCGGCCGCGCCGCCCGCGCCGTTGCCGGCCGACGGGGCGGCGCCGGCCGCCGTCGCCTTCGCGGACGTCCGGTTCCGGTATGCCGATGACCTGCCGTACGTCCATCACGGGGTGACGTTCGATGTGCCCGCGCGGGGCATGACGGCGTTCGTCGGGCCGTCGGGGGCGGGCAAGACGACCGTGTTCTCGTTGATCGAGCGGTTCTACGACCCCGAGGCCGGGATCGTGACCCTGGACGGACGGGATCTCGCGGAGTGGGACCTGCCCGAGCTCCGTTCCGCCATCGGCTATGTCGAGCAGGACGCACCCGTCCTGTCGGGGTCCCTGCGGGAGAACCTGCTGCTCGGGAATCCGGAGGCGGACGCGGACGCGGTCGCGCGCGTGCTCGCAACGACCCGGCTCGACGGTCTGGTGGCCAAGCTGCCCAGCGGGCTGGAGACGCTGGTCGGCCACCGGGGGACCAAGCTGTCCGGTGGCGAACGGCAGCGGGTGGCGATCGCCCGGGCCCTGCTGCGGCGGCCCCGGCTCCTGCTGCTGGACGAGGCCACGTCCCAGCTGGACGCGGTGAACGAGGCGGCCCTGCGGGACACGGTGGCCGACGTGGCACGGACCACCACGGTCCTGGTCGTCGCGCACCGGCTGTCCACGGTGACCATGGCCGACCGGATCGTGGTCATGGACGCGGGACGCGTACGCGCGGTGGGAACCCATCGGGAGCTGGTCGCCGGGGACCCCCTGTACGCGGAGCTGGCGGCGACGCAGTTCCTCGCCACCGCGGGGTGA